One window of the Dendropsophus ebraccatus isolate aDenEbr1 chromosome 12, aDenEbr1.pat, whole genome shotgun sequence genome contains the following:
- the MRPL20 gene encoding large ribosomal subunit protein bL20m, translated as MVFLSLSRWVRSRGPDRYWKVQEVLQHARHFRGRKNRCYSLAVRAVRRAFVYSTKARRMKKGIMRTLWINRITAALQEHGIKYPHFVSNLAKCQVALNRKVMSDLAICEPKTFKSLAALAKRRGEEGLVAALGDGREPEGIFSRVVHYH; from the exons ATGGTGTTCCTGAGCCTGTCACGATGGGTGCGGAGCCGGGGTCCTGACCGCTACTGGAAGGTGCAGGAGGTGCTGCAACATGCCAGG CATTTCCGTGGAAGAAAAAATCGTTGCTACAGCTTGGCCGTGCGGGCCGTTCGCCGGGCCTTTGTGTATTCGACGAAAGCCAGGAGAATGAAGAAGGGCATTATGAGAACG CTCTGGATAAACCGTATCACAGCGGCGCTCCAGGAACACGGGATAAAGTACCCCCACTTTGTTTCCAATCTTGCCAAA TGTCAGGTGGctcttaacaggaaagtcatgtCTGATTTGGCCATCTGTGAACCCAAGACGTTCAAGTCCTTGGCAGCTCTGGctaagaggagaggagaagaaggtTTGGTTGCGGCACTTGGAGATGGGAGGGAACCTGAAGGAATATTTTCTCGGGTGGTTCATTACCACTAG